CACAGGCGGTAGTCGGCCAGCATGAGGTAGGGCAGGATGAGGAAGACGACGGTCGTCAGGTAGGCGGCGAAGGTGTAGAGCGACGCCTTGACGGGGCTCTGGAGCCCTTCTTCGCTCTTGGTCGAAAGATACTCGGAGGCCGCCATGGACAGGGAGGCCGAAAGTCCCGTGACCAGGCCCGCAAGGGCCGTGAGCCGCGTGTCCTGGAGGGCGAAGGTCAGGCCCGCGAGGGCGCCGGTGAGCTCCACGAGGGCGTCGCTCAGGCCCAGGACTATGGAGCCGATGTAGCGCAGCCGCTCCTCGTCGAGCAGCGCTATGACCTCCTGTTCGTGGCGCTCCTCGTCCCTCATCACGGCCCTCGCCGCCGGGACGTCTTCGGCTATGCGGGCGTAGACGAGCTGGGCCCCGGCCTCGCCGCGCTCCATGAGCTTCATGCCGAAGGTGAGGCCCAGGAGCTTGGAGACGACGTAGAAGAACCAGATGACCGCCCGTCTGGGGGGCACGTCCCTGCCGGTGTAACGCTTCCAGAAGTTGTAGTGTTCGAGCTCGTCGACGGCCATCCTGTGAAGGACCCTGCTGTTGTTGGGGTCCCTCGTCGATGCGGCGAGGCGGCTGTAGATGTGGTACTCGGTTATCTCGTTTCGCTGGGCCGCGAGCATGGCCTCCATGAGCTCGGTCCTCTTCATCTTCCCTGCCGTCGTCCCTTTCGCCGGGGCGCAAAAAAGACGGGACGCCTACGGCGTCCCGTCTTTAGCGTCTCTCACGGATGGGGTGCTTGTCAGAGCCGCTGCTCGTCGGCTCCGTTTCTTATGAGCTCTTCGATGGAGTCGCGGAATATGCGCAGGCTGCCGCGCCCCAGTTTCGTGCTCCTGAGCTTTTCGTCCCTGACCCACCTGTATATGGTCCACCGGCTGACGGAGAGTATCTCGGCGGCCTCGTCGGGCCTGTAGAGTTTCTTCGCCATCATGGCCATGACAAAAAACCTCCTTTTCTTTCAGGTTTCCCAAGAGAGCCGACGGCGCGCAAGGGGCTGTTTCCGCCCGGACGCGCCTCTCTCTTCGCGGTCTCCGAACTCCCTGAAATGAGGAAGGCCTGTCAGGCCGGAGGTTTTTCCGGCTCCGCCGGCTCCGGGCCGTGGCAGGGCACGGGGAGCGGCTCCGCGGGGGTGGTGGCCGACGGCGCCGACGTCGATGGCGCGAGGGCCGTTATCAGCGGCATGTCGGGCTGGGGGAGGGGGGCCCGGTCGGCCTTGCCTGCGCCGTCGCACTGGAAGAAGACGTCGCAGTTGTGGCCGCTTCCCTCGTGGGCGGCGGTATGGGGGGCCGCCCTCTCGCGGTCATGTCCCCTTTCGGAGGCCGCCGCGGCGCCGTGTCCCCTGAGCGGACACATGTCGTCGAGGGCGCACTGCGCGGAGCTGAGGTCGCAGGAGTGGGGCGAAGCGCCCCTGGCAAGTCCCTTGACCATGGGCGCCAGCAGCGTGATGACCGCTATGCAGACGAGGAGCTTTTTCACGTCGCAGAGTACCTTCCCTGCCGCCCGTTATGTACGCTCGATTTCCACGGTCCGGCATGTGCGGCTATTTTAGCAGAGAAGCGGCCGGGCTGGCAAGTCCTTTCGCCGCCTGGTCAGGGGGGAACGAGGGACGAATCCGTCACATCCGTGGTCAGGGGCCGGGACTCTTGGTGGAAGGGCGCCGTGCCGCCGTGGTAAAAAGGGCCGGCAGGTCCCGCTTCCACGGGACCTGTCTCAGCCTGTGCGCAAAGTCGTCACATACGGGCCGGCCGCACTATTAAGGAAGCTCTGATTAATTACCCTGGGGGAAACTTTCTGTAGAAGGGCCATAGGCCCACGTTTCCCCCAAACCCCCTTCAAAGACTTTTAATTCCCTGCGGTTCATCCCGATTTTGCTTGCAAAATCGGGATGATTCGCAGGGCGTTAAAAGTTTTTGGAGGGAGTCTGAGGGAACCTTTTTACAAAAAGGTTCCCTCAGTGCAATAAATCAGAGAGCTTCCTTAACCCTATGCGCCGCCGATGGAGGAGGATTCATGTTCTACAAGGTCATAGTCGAACACGGACACATGGGATCGGGCAAGGGATGCGAGATCACCCGCTACATCAAGGGGACGGACCCCGTCAATGCCATGCTGCGGGCGAGGTCCAAGCCCAGGGTCAAGCGCCGCGATACGATGCTGAGCATCAAGCTCCTCGAGGAGATAACGGAGGACGAGTACCGCCGCGGCCGGAGGCGGTTCAGGGAGCTGTGCGCCGCCTCGCCCTACTTCAACTCGTGAGGGCGCGCCATCGGCGGGGGATGTCCGGGGGGAGACTTTCCGGAGAAGGGAGGCGGGACCGCCTTTCCCCAGACCCTCCTGTGATATGCAGTTCGCCCATGGGGGCGGTCCCTGGGAGGCTCGGGCCGCGCCGGCGGATGGCGGGGCCGGGGGCGCAAGGGCCGCCGCCTACCTCATATCTCCTCTATCTTCACCGTGTTCATGTGGCTCGACTGGCCGACCTCTCTCATGGGATGGCTTGCGATTATGACGACGCGGTCCCCCTTCCGGACGTCGCCGTCGGCCCTGAGGCGCTCGGTCACCGTCTCCATGAAGGCGTCGGTAGTGGTGTCGAGGCCGCTCAGCAGCTTCGCCCTCACGCCCCAGATGAGCGAGAGCCTTCTCTGTGTCCTTTCGTTCGGCGTGAAGGCCCATATCTGCCGGTCGGGGCGCAGCCTGGCGAGCAGTCTCGCGTTGGATCCCCCCAGCGTCATGGTCACTATGGCGCGCGCCTCGGTGAGCCTTGCAAGCTCGTCGGCCGCCCTTGCCAGGGCCGTCACCTCCCGGTGGCGGTTCGTGTCGGTCCCCGCCGCCGCAGTCTTGCCGTAGGGCGAGGCCTCGACCTCCTCTATGATGCGGGCCATGATTCGGACGGCCTCCACGGGCCGGGTGCCCGTCGATGTCTCCGCCGAGAGCATGAGGGCGTCGGTGCCGTCCATGACGGCCTGGGCCACGTCGGTCACCTCGGCCCGCGTGGGCCTTGCGTTGCGCGTCATGGACTCGAGCATCTGGGTCGCCGTGATGACCGGTTTGCCGGCGGTGACGCACCTTCTTATGATCTCCTTCTGGACCAGCGGGACCCGCTCAAGGGGTATCTCTATGCCCAGGTCCCCCCTTGCCACCATGACGGCGTCCGCGGCCTCGACGATGGCGTCGAGGTCGGCGAGGGCCTCGGCCCTCTCTATCTTAGCCACGAGCCACGGCGGGTCGGCCCCTGCGGGCAGGAGCCCGTCCACGAGCCCGCGCAGCCGCTTCATGTCGGCCGCCGAACCGACAAAGGAGAGCGTCACCATGTCCACGCCCGCCGCGATCCCGAAGGCGAGGTCCGCCCTGTCCCTGTCCGTTACGGCGGGGCCGGAGAGTTTTACGCCGGGGAGGTTGACCCCCTTGCGGCTCTTGACCGCGCCGCCCGTTACGACCTCGGCCCTGTAAAGGCCGGGCTGCGGCGCCGCTTCCCTTATCCTCACTTCCACGAGGCCGTCGTCTATGAGGAGCCTGTCGCCCTCTTCGAGCCTCACGTCGAGCCCTCCCCAGTCGATGGGGATGGCGCGGGACCCGCTCCCGCGCGTTGCGGCCGGGGCTACGAGGACGCTCTCGCCGCGCACGAGCTCCAGCGCTCCTTCACCGAGGCTCCCCACCCTGATGCGCGGTCCCTGGAGGTCCTGCATGATCGCCACGGCGCGGCCCCTGCGCCGGGCCACAGCCCTGACGGTCGTTATGGCCCGTCCGTGGCCTTCGTGATCGCCGTGCGAGAAGTTGAGCCTGAAGCAGTCCACGCCGGCCTCGACGAGTCCATCGACGACCGCTTCGTCCGACGACGCCGGCCCCAGGGTGGCCACTATCTTCGCGCGCCTTCGCATGATAAAGAGTATTAGCAGTCTTCTTGCGCCCATGCAAGCCCGATGGGCCCGGCGGGGCCCATCGGGCGCTTGACGGCCGGCCCCGCAAGGTCCATAATTTGGTTGAATCGGCCGTGGAAAAGGGTATAGAATATGCACTCACTTTGAGAGACAGGGAGGATGGGAATGACCGAAGAGAGCAGGAAGAAGATCATAGATATCCTTAATATCGACAGGGCGCACGAACTGGCCAACATCATCCAATACATGGGACACCACTACGAGGCCAGGGGGCTTGAGAGCATGTCGGTAAAGGGGTTCTTCAAGGAGAGCGCCATAAACGAGATGACCCATGCCGAGCGTCTCGCCGAGCGGGTGAGCGCGCTGGGCGGTATCCCCGTGCAGAAGCCCACGCCCGTAAAGCGCGGAGGCACGCTCGAAGAGATGCTGCGCGACGACCTCGCCGTCGAGCGTGCGGCCATAGAGCGCTACAGGGAGCACATAAGGATCTGCGCCGAAGAGGGAGATACCACGACGCGACGGCTTCTCGAGGAGCTCCTCGAGGACGAAGAAGGCCATGCCGACACCATCGAGCAGCTCCTGGGCGAGTGAGCCTGCGGGGCTGAGTCGTATCGTCTTCGGGCCGGGGGAGCCGTGACGGACCTTGGACGGCCCGGCGTGGTCGCCGAGTTGCGCCGCCGCATCGGCCGGGGCGGTCCCGTCACATTCGCCGAGTTCATGGAGGTGGCCCTGTACTGGCCCGACGGCGGGTACTACATGGCCGGCGAGCCCTGGGGCCGCGGCGGCGACTACGTGACGAGCCTCGACGCCGGAGAGGTCTTCGCCGCCGCGGTGACGGTCCAGCTCTTCGAGATGTGGCGCAGGCTCGGCTCGCCGGGGCGGTTCACGCTCGTCGAGGCCGGTGCGGGCCGCGGGCGTTTCGGCCTCGGCGTGGCCCGTTGCGCCGAGAGCCGCTACAGGGACTTCCACGACGCCCTCCATGTCCGCCTCGTCGACAGGCGTTACGGCGGCGGCCTGGGGCCGGAGATGGACGGAGCGCAGGCGGGGGATGGGGGTGAGGGGCCCGGCGCAAAGGTGAGCCTCCATGAAGGGCTCGATGGTCTCGGGACCGTGGAGGCCGGCTGCCTCATCTCCAACGAGCTCGTCGACGCCCTGCCCGTGCACCGTGTCGTCGGCTCCGAGGATGGGCTGCGCGAGATATACGTCGATTACCGCCAGGGGCGCGGGTTCTTCGAGGTCGCTGGCCCTCCGAGCACGCCGGAGCTTGCGGACTTTCTCTCCACCGTCGGCGCTGGAGCGCTGCCGCCGGGATGGAGGGCCGAGGTGGGGCTCGAGGCCGCGCGCTGGATAGGCGGGGCGGCGGCCGTGCTGGAGCGCGGCTACGTGCTGACCGTCGACTACGGCTTCCCGGCGGCCGAGCTATACGGTCCCGCCCGCCGCGGCGGCACGCTGCGCTGCCACCACCGCCACCGGGTCTGCGACGACCCCTACGTGCGCGTGGGCGAGCAGGACATTACGGCCCACGTGGACTTCACGGCCCTCTCCCTTTACGGCCGGAGGGCGGGCCTCGAGGTCGAGGGCTTTACGACCCAGCACTACTTTCTCCTGGCCCTGGGCATCCTCGAGGAGCTCGAGGAGGTGGGCGGCGGACCGGGCGAGATAGAGAAGATACGCCGCAACCAGGCCGTAAAGGGGCTGCTCATGCCCGGCGGCATGGGCTCGGTCTTCAAGGTCCTCGTTCAGCGAAAGGGCGGAGCCGCAGGCAAGGGGCCGCTTCGCGGCTTTTCCATGCGCGACATGTCGTCCGCGCTCCATCTATAACGCTATAACGGCGGGAGGTTGTGAAGGATGAGGGGAGAAGGCTTTACCGACGGCGAGTGGCGCAGAGAGGAGTGGATGGAGGAGTGGTCCATCAACATGGGCAACGCCTTCGTCTGCAACGAG
This genomic stretch from Deltaproteobacteria bacterium harbors:
- a CDS encoding ferritin produces the protein MGMTEESRKKIIDILNIDRAHELANIIQYMGHHYEARGLESMSVKGFFKESAINEMTHAERLAERVSALGGIPVQKPTPVKRGGTLEEMLRDDLAVERAAIERYREHIRICAEEGDTTTRRLLEELLEDEEGHADTIEQLLGE
- a CDS encoding DNA-binding protein, which encodes MAKKLYRPDEAAEILSVSRWTIYRWVRDEKLRSTKLGRGSLRIFRDSIEELIRNGADEQRL
- the pyk gene encoding pyruvate kinase: MGARRLLILFIMRRRAKIVATLGPASSDEAVVDGLVEAGVDCFRLNFSHGDHEGHGRAITTVRAVARRRGRAVAIMQDLQGPRIRVGSLGEGALELVRGESVLVAPAATRGSGSRAIPIDWGGLDVRLEEGDRLLIDDGLVEVRIREAAPQPGLYRAEVVTGGAVKSRKGVNLPGVKLSGPAVTDRDRADLAFGIAAGVDMVTLSFVGSAADMKRLRGLVDGLLPAGADPPWLVAKIERAEALADLDAIVEAADAVMVARGDLGIEIPLERVPLVQKEIIRRCVTAGKPVITATQMLESMTRNARPTRAEVTDVAQAVMDGTDALMLSAETSTGTRPVEAVRIMARIIEEVEASPYGKTAAAGTDTNRHREVTALARAADELARLTEARAIVTMTLGGSNARLLARLRPDRQIWAFTPNERTQRRLSLIWGVRAKLLSGLDTTTDAFMETVTERLRADGDVRKGDRVVIIASHPMREVGQSSHMNTVKIEEI
- a CDS encoding class I SAM-dependent methyltransferase; this encodes MTDLGRPGVVAELRRRIGRGGPVTFAEFMEVALYWPDGGYYMAGEPWGRGGDYVTSLDAGEVFAAAVTVQLFEMWRRLGSPGRFTLVEAGAGRGRFGLGVARCAESRYRDFHDALHVRLVDRRYGGGLGPEMDGAQAGDGGEGPGAKVSLHEGLDGLGTVEAGCLISNELVDALPVHRVVGSEDGLREIYVDYRQGRGFFEVAGPPSTPELADFLSTVGAGALPPGWRAEVGLEAARWIGGAAAVLERGYVLTVDYGFPAAELYGPARRGGTLRCHHRHRVCDDPYVRVGEQDITAHVDFTALSLYGRRAGLEVEGFTTQHYFLLALGILEELEEVGGGPGEIEKIRRNQAVKGLLMPGGMGSVFKVLVQRKGGAAGKGPLRGFSMRDMSSALHL
- a CDS encoding rubrerythrin family protein — encoded protein: MEAMLAAQRNEITEYHIYSRLAASTRDPNNSRVLHRMAVDELEHYNFWKRYTGRDVPPRRAVIWFFYVVSKLLGLTFGMKLMERGEAGAQLVYARIAEDVPAARAVMRDEERHEQEVIALLDEERLRYIGSIVLGLSDALVELTGALAGLTFALQDTRLTALAGLVTGLSASLSMAASEYLSTKSEEGLQSPVKASLYTFAAYLTTVVFLILPYLMLADYRLCLALTVTNAMVVIVLFTFYVSVARGLPFWSRFSEMAALSLAVTVVSFGIGLAVRALLGVEV